From Streptomyces sp. HUAS MG91, the proteins below share one genomic window:
- a CDS encoding dihydrofolate reductase family protein, with translation MAEQLLRVQNFNVSGDGFGAGEGQSLERPFGHADPGAMFAWCGATASWPMRTDPGGSRGLDDYLTRDYPRNIGAEIMGRGKFGPQKGPWEDHEWQGWWEDEPPFRTPVFVMTHHARPSITLSDTTFHFVDADPATVLAQAREAAQGKDVRLGGGATVIREFLDADLVDTLHVAVSPGVKLGSGSRLWESPDELRDRFHLDVVPSPGGSVVHHLFWRK, from the coding sequence ATGGCCGAGCAATTGCTGCGCGTGCAGAACTTCAATGTGTCCGGTGACGGCTTCGGCGCGGGGGAGGGGCAGAGCCTGGAGCGGCCCTTCGGGCATGCCGATCCGGGGGCCATGTTCGCCTGGTGCGGGGCCACCGCGAGCTGGCCGATGCGGACCGACCCGGGCGGCAGCCGCGGCCTCGACGACTACCTGACCCGGGACTACCCGCGCAACATCGGCGCCGAGATCATGGGCCGCGGCAAGTTCGGCCCGCAGAAGGGCCCTTGGGAGGACCACGAGTGGCAGGGATGGTGGGAGGACGAGCCGCCCTTCCGGACGCCCGTCTTTGTGATGACCCACCACGCCCGGCCCTCGATCACGCTCTCCGACACCACGTTCCACTTCGTCGACGCCGACCCGGCGACCGTCCTCGCCCAGGCGCGCGAGGCGGCCCAGGGCAAGGACGTCCGGCTCGGCGGCGGCGCCACGGTCATCCGCGAGTTCCTCGACGCCGACCTCGTCGACACCCTGCACGTGGCGGTCTCACCGGGCGTGAAGCTCGGCTCGGGATCGCGGCTGTGGGAGTCGCCGGACGAGCTGCGCGACCGGTTCCACCTCGACGTGGTGCCGAGTCCGGGCGGCAGCGTCGTCCATCACCTGTTCTGGCGCAAGTGA
- the infA gene encoding translation initiation factor IF-1 has protein sequence MPKTNPGIEIEGTVTECLRNASFQVELTNGHKVLAHISGKIRKNYIKILPFDRVLVELSPYDLTRGRILYRYRN, from the coding sequence ATGCCGAAGACAAACCCTGGAATCGAGATCGAGGGCACCGTCACCGAGTGCCTGCGCAACGCCAGCTTCCAAGTGGAGCTGACCAACGGGCACAAGGTGCTCGCGCACATCAGCGGCAAGATCCGGAAGAACTACATCAAGATCCTGCCGTTCGACCGGGTGCTCGTGGAGCTGAGCCCCTACGACCTGACGCGCGGCCGGATCCTCTACCGGTACCGCAACTGA
- a CDS encoding GNAT family N-acetyltransferase, whose protein sequence is MDTTEIARVADGHWHALEDDQVVGRGETWRRHDGRIFLSIDSWQDTAFDRLAATMLAELPRPLYTMVDAADLALASRWERAGFGPARSEHVYRVPTDPELTNLGAARPPEGVTILPLGAAEKDPLRDLDRTVRAEVEATLGWREMPAEVLPRLDDATVVDPTKYAVAAEGDRYVGLIRVAPVPRQPRIGLLAVREDRQRRGIARALLADVLGNLHRSGVRAATAEIGAANTAAAALFDDIGAERVGTNLEVVLH, encoded by the coding sequence ATGGACACAACAGAGATCGCGCGCGTCGCCGACGGGCACTGGCACGCGCTGGAGGACGATCAGGTGGTCGGCCGGGGCGAGACCTGGCGCAGGCACGACGGCCGGATCTTCCTGAGCATCGACTCCTGGCAGGACACGGCGTTCGATCGCCTCGCCGCCACCATGCTGGCGGAGCTGCCGAGGCCGCTGTACACGATGGTCGACGCGGCCGACCTGGCGCTGGCGTCCCGCTGGGAGCGGGCGGGATTCGGACCCGCGCGCAGCGAGCACGTGTACCGCGTGCCCACCGACCCGGAGCTGACGAACCTCGGCGCGGCACGCCCGCCCGAGGGCGTGACGATCCTCCCTCTCGGCGCGGCGGAGAAGGACCCCCTGCGCGACCTGGACCGTACGGTCCGGGCCGAGGTCGAGGCCACGCTCGGCTGGCGGGAGATGCCGGCCGAGGTGCTGCCGCGCCTGGACGACGCCACCGTGGTCGACCCGACGAAGTACGCGGTGGCCGCCGAGGGCGACCGGTACGTGGGCCTGATCCGGGTGGCGCCGGTGCCCCGGCAGCCCAGGATCGGCCTGCTCGCCGTACGGGAGGACCGGCAGCGGCGCGGAATCGCGCGGGCGCTCCTGGCCGACGTACTGGGCAACCTGCACCGGTCGGGGGTCCGGGCGGCCACGGCCGAGATCGGCGCGGCCAACACGGCCGCCGCCGCACTGTTCGACGACATCGGCGCGGAACGCGTCGGAACCAACCTGGAGGTAGTACTTCACTGA